The genomic window TCTTTTTAGTTTTAGTGATTTTAATCGGAATTTCGTGGGGAATTGGCAAAGCGGCAGTTTACAAACATATTCCAGAGTATTTCCCGACTGAAGTTGGCGTTGTAGGCGGAATAGTTGGAATGATCGGCGGTTTAGGAGGCTTTTTCGGTCCGATTATTTTCGGATATCTATTAACTGCAACTGGAATATGGTCGAGTTCATGGATTTTTATTTTGCTTTTTTCTATAGTATGTTTGGTTTGGATGCATTACACTATAACACAACTAACTAAGAAAAAAGAACTTACAACAAGCAAAGTAATGCTAGAGGCTGCAGCTTAATCATACATTAAAAAATAATTAGAAATATGACTTAGATCATAGAAAACAACGGCTTTTTCTTATAAATTTACCTTCGATAAAAAACATAAAAACTTTATGAAAAAACTTAAACTAATTTTAATACTTATCGTAGGATTAAGTTTCGAAATTCAGGCGCAGGAGTTAGATGTAAATCTGCAGATTCGACCACGTTTTGAATACCGTAATGGTTATAAAACCCTTATACCTGAGGGACAAAAAGGAACATCTCAAATATCACAGCGTTCCCGTTTAAATTTCAATTATAAACAAGAAGATTTAATTGTAAAATTGACTCTTCAAAACACCAGAACTTGGGGAGACGTTGCACCAACAGCGGTTGCCGATAAAAATGGAGTTGCCGTTTTCGAAGCTTGGGCACAATATAATTTCACAGAAAAATGGAGCGCAAGAATGGGACGTCAGGTTCTTTCTTATGATAATCAGCGTATTTTTGGAGAACAAGACTGGGGACAGCAGGCACAAAGTCATGACGCGCTTACTGTAAGTTATCATACAGAAAGTCAAAAATTAGATTTTGGAGGTGCCTATAATTCTACTGCCGAAAATACTTTTCAAACGCCTTACACTGTTGCCAATTATAAAGCTTTGCAATATGCCTGGTATCACAATCAATTCAATGAAGATTTAGGTTTGAGTTTTTTATTGCTGAATACAGGTTATGAATATGCCAACGCCGATGCCAAATTACTAGTAGATTACAAGCAGACGTTTGGACCTTACCTAACCTATAAAACGGGTAAAATAGACAGCAGTTTCTGGGTATACGGACAAACTGGAAAAAGCACAGATTTACAAGTCAGCGCCTGGAATGCGGCAGCAAATTTTGGATATCAAATTACCGAATCTTTCAAAGCTGGATTAGGATATGAATTTTTATCTGGAAAAGATTCAAACGACGGAAGTTCAGTTATAAAATCTTTCAACCCGATATTTGGAACCAATCACGGCTTTAATGGTTATATGGATTATTTCTACGTTGGAAACCATTTAAACAATGTCGGTTTACAAGATGCTTTCATCAAATTAAATTACAATATTGAGAAATGGCAGTTTGCTTTAATGCCTCACGTATTTTTAGCTGCTGCTGATGTAGTTACGCCTTTAAACGAAAAATTAGATTCGTATTTAGGAACTGAGGTTGATGTTACTTTTGGTTATAATTTCAAAAAAGACATTACAGTTACAGGAGGTTATTCTCAAATGTTTGGCTCAAAAACAATGCAATTTATTAAAAATGGAGATGCAGGT from Flavobacterium fluviale includes these protein-coding regions:
- a CDS encoding alginate export family protein, whose amino-acid sequence is MKKLKLILILIVGLSFEIQAQELDVNLQIRPRFEYRNGYKTLIPEGQKGTSQISQRSRLNFNYKQEDLIVKLTLQNTRTWGDVAPTAVADKNGVAVFEAWAQYNFTEKWSARMGRQVLSYDNQRIFGEQDWGQQAQSHDALTVSYHTESQKLDFGGAYNSTAENTFQTPYTVANYKALQYAWYHNQFNEDLGLSFLLLNTGYEYANADAKLLVDYKQTFGPYLTYKTGKIDSSFWVYGQTGKSTDLQVSAWNAAANFGYQITESFKAGLGYEFLSGKDSNDGSSVIKSFNPIFGTNHGFNGYMDYFYVGNHLNNVGLQDAFIKLNYNIEKWQFALMPHVFLAAADVVTPLNEKLDSYLGTEVDVTFGYNFKKDITVTGGYSQMFGSKTMQFIKNGDAGHTNNWAWLMVSVNPRIFSWKK